A genomic window from Brassica oleracea var. oleracea cultivar TO1000 chromosome C8, BOL, whole genome shotgun sequence includes:
- the LOC106312179 gene encoding uncharacterized protein LOC106312179 isoform X1, which yields MEKNNAMMILEEIKSSDLIENRVQLLTQLAQLDTQGDSDVPSFLQSLTALWEDVTCLDVSQCLLNKAILHVASKYLALDRSDCSQYFLAFGIKVSPWCGKHLYMSVMSLEESQEEEHSNIFFQLLLDYLRFSASSFTAIGKICFVSDEASAVKFVSEQLNLTKEVILNAKKVESFSSEILKAVQGVIDSIVRLCKEFSPTVNQCVNEMKINGNVGIARMEEGNSVCNLVSIITMGIKSMSELGMLAARDGGNLVTILNTSWKGVITLLQIDKQTLASKVDVGEIILKLISLIKESLRFAAEAWSCSAKENISATEARRVFLPVKFYLINAVKVAALFPSQASMVFKEISLCILMISAFKVSLSQQTHGKHASEVMTDLLEKTTVDLLSALLNAGEITQELRLSLLDSLFINEQCFSTQVCNKQGHDSQTEPSLVDILSLSVESAASARGLLLARVVLFQSVIRYSSELEEDAKLAITRKLQWFLDILTDEKVYTSVLSSQLPMADGSGKTIIWESMFSALLLSLKSLMIILSSSPAWEELETLLLQNLLHPHFLCWQIVMELWCFWARHATDDMVANVIDKLCIFMLSMSTSEAPLCPDSVLRRTAKSICFLLTHSPKSLTAQVYKNISTESRSESAPDAYLALLLEGFPLNFLPDRMKNDAKKQIVAEFFHFIENFNQKPLSSSRYSVQGGPVFALTACIGILKMSIPEIDSKTLKFGVALIQKLRNSKDEMTRDRYTEILSETLSIISRSEQLYTCQEMDNVITELQRLFITETDNSQHHLHKLKPSLALFLSGLSNYEMSETETCPKSRAVWELYHLLLRKRHWALVHHAVTAFGYFCARTGCAELWRFVPEDAALAFDIASGKEAKTERFMSELKMFLEKEQALLSTTASQEELEMLSKEGTQVKATVQKLLEGRKQQRSMEVEKQSNKRRKLPEGICRGVELLQKGMKRINEALSEMSSDESQDFQKSILNQFSCLEDLVSHLVSLAASE from the exons ATGGAGAAGAACAATGCGATGATGATACTAGAAGAGATCAAATCTTCCGAC CTGATTGAGAACCGGGTTCAACTACTCACGCAGCTCGCTCAGTTAGATACACAAGGGGATTCTGATGTGCCCTCTTTCCTCCAGAGCCTAACA GCACTCTGGGAAGACGTCACATGTCTTGACGTGTCACAGTGTTTGTTGAACAAGGCGATTCTGCATGTTGCTTCAAAGTACCTGGCTTTGGATCGTTCTGATTGCTCTCAATATTTTCTAGCTTTTGGTATTAAG GTAAGCCCATGGTGTGGGAAACATTTATACATGTCTGTTATGTCCTTGGAGGAGTCTCAAGAGGAAGAGCATTCTAACATTTTCTTTCAG CTTCTTTTGGATTATCTTCGCTTTTCTGCCTCAAGCTTTACTGCTATTGGAAAAATATGTTTCGTGAGTGATGAGGCCTCAGCTGTTAAGTTTGTTTCAGAGCAGCTGAATTTGACAAAGGAGGTGATATTGAATGCCAAG AAAGTTGAATCCTTTTCCTCGGAGATTCTTAAGGCTGTGCAAGGGGTGATTGACTCTATCGTTCGTCTGTGCAAAGAGTTCTCTCCAACAGTGAATCAGTGTGTGAACGAAATGAAGATTAATGGAAATGTAGGAATAGCAAGGATGGAGGAAGGCAACAGTGTATGTAATTTGGTTAGCATAATTACGATGGGAATTAAATCTATGAGCGAATTGGGTATGCTTGCTGCAAGAGATGGTGGTAATCTTGTGACAATTCTTAATACATCATGGAAGGGTGTGATTACTTTGCTTCAGATAGACAAGCAGACATTGGCATCTAAGGTAGATGTAGGAGAAATCATTCTAAAGCTGATATCACTGATCAAGGAGTCTCTGAGATTTGCCGCTGAGGCTTGGTCTTGCTCAGCGAAGGAAAACATATCTGCAACAGAAGCCAGAAGAGTCTTTCTTCCTGTGAAATTTTATCTCATCAATGCTGTTAAAGTTGCGGCGCTTTTTCCAAGCCAGGCGTCTATGGTGTTCAAGGAAATATCACTCTGCATCTTGATGATCTCTGCGTTCAAAGTTTCGCTGAGCCAACAAACCCATGGCAAACACGCAAGTGAAGTAATGACGGATCTTCTTGAGAAAACAACTGTAGATCTTCTAAGTGCACTGTTGAACGCAGGCGAAATAACACAAGAACTCAGGCTCTCACTTCTTGATTCGTTGTTCATAAATGAACAATGTTTCTCAACCCAAGTTTGTAACAAACAGGGCCATGATTCGCAGACAGAACCATCATTGGTGGATATCCTGTCTTTATCTGTTGAATCCGCAGCAAGTGCCAGAGGTTTGCTCCTGGCCCGAGTTGTACTGTTTCAGTCTGTCATTAGGTATTCTTCTGAGCTTGAAGAAGATGCAAAGCTTGCAATCACCAGAAAGCTGCAATGGTTTCTCGACATATTAACAGACGAAAAGGTTTACACTTCAGTCCTTTCTTCTCAGCTACCAATGGCAGATGGTTCTGGGAAGACAATAATCTGGGAATCGATGTTTTCAGCTCTGCTTCTATCTCTTAAAAGCCTTATGATTATTCTGTCTTCATCTCCTGCATGGGAAGAGCTTGAAACACTCTTACTCCAGAATCTCTTGCATCCCCACTTCCTGTGTTGGCAGATAGTCATGGAACTCTGGTGCTTCTGGGCTCGTCATGCCACTGACGATATGGTGGCCAATGTGATCGATAAACTTTGTATCTTCATGTTGTCAATGTCAACATCAGAAGCGCCTCTTTGTCCTGATTCCGTTCTCAGAAGAACTGCAAAGTCCATCTGCTTTCTTCTCACTCACAGCCCCAAATCCTTAACAGCTCAAGTTTACAAAAACATTTCCACTGAGAGCAGATCTGAATCGGCACCAGATGCATATCTAGCCTTGCTGTTAGAGGGCTTTCCGCTGAATTTCCTTCCAGACAGAATGAAAAACGACGCGAAGAAACAGATCGTCGCAGAGTTCTTTCACTTCATTGAGAATTTCAATCAGAAACCATTAAGTTCCTCCAGATACTCTGTGCAGGGAGGTCCAGTTTTCGCACTAACTGCTTGCATTGGGATACT GAAGATGAGCATACCAGAGATTGACTCCAAAACTCTGAAGTTTGGCGTCGCTCTCATTCAAAAGCTCAGAAACTCCAAAGATGAAATGACAAGGGACCGTTACACTGAGATTCTCAGCGAAACACTATCAATCATCTCAAGAAGCGAGCAGCTATACACTTGCCAAGAGATGGATAATGTCATAACAGAGCTTCAAAGGCTTTTCATTACAGAAACTGATAACAGTCAGCATCATCTCCATAAACTGAAGCCAAGCCTTGCTCTCTTCTTGTCAGGACTTAGCAATTACGAGATGTCTGAAACCGAAACCTGTCCAAAGAGCCGTGCAGTCTGGGAACTCTACCATTTGCTTCTCAGGAAACGCCACTGGGCTTTGGTGCACCACGCGGTTACTGCGTTTGGTTATTTCTGCGCACGTACTGGCTGTGCCGAGCTATGGAGATTCGTACCTGAAGACGCTGCTCTAGCTTTCGATATAGCTTCTGGAAAAGAAGCAAAAACAGAGCGGTTCATGTCAGAGTTAAAGATGTTCTTGGAGAAAGAACAAGCGCTTCTCTCGACCACAGCTTCACAAGAGGAACTCGAGATGCTTTCGAAAGAAGGCACGCAGGTCAAAGCAACAGTGCAGAAGCTTCTAGAAGGAAGAAAGCAGCAGAGATCAATGGAAGTAGAGAAACAATCGAACAAGAGAAGGAAGCTTCCAGAAGGAATATGCAGAGGAGTGGAGTTATTGCAGAAGGGAATGAAGAGGATCAACGAAGCTTTAAGTGAGATGAGTTCAGATGAGAGTCAAGACTTTCAAAAGAGTATACTGAATCAGTTTTCATGTCTTGAAGATTTGGTGTCTCATTTGGTAAGCCTCGCTGCTTCCGAGTAA
- the LOC106312179 gene encoding uncharacterized protein LOC106312179 isoform X2 — translation MSVMSLEESQEEEHSNIFFQLLLDYLRFSASSFTAIGKICFVSDEASAVKFVSEQLNLTKEVILNAKKVESFSSEILKAVQGVIDSIVRLCKEFSPTVNQCVNEMKINGNVGIARMEEGNSVCNLVSIITMGIKSMSELGMLAARDGGNLVTILNTSWKGVITLLQIDKQTLASKVDVGEIILKLISLIKESLRFAAEAWSCSAKENISATEARRVFLPVKFYLINAVKVAALFPSQASMVFKEISLCILMISAFKVSLSQQTHGKHASEVMTDLLEKTTVDLLSALLNAGEITQELRLSLLDSLFINEQCFSTQVCNKQGHDSQTEPSLVDILSLSVESAASARGLLLARVVLFQSVIRYSSELEEDAKLAITRKLQWFLDILTDEKVYTSVLSSQLPMADGSGKTIIWESMFSALLLSLKSLMIILSSSPAWEELETLLLQNLLHPHFLCWQIVMELWCFWARHATDDMVANVIDKLCIFMLSMSTSEAPLCPDSVLRRTAKSICFLLTHSPKSLTAQVYKNISTESRSESAPDAYLALLLEGFPLNFLPDRMKNDAKKQIVAEFFHFIENFNQKPLSSSRYSVQGGPVFALTACIGILKMSIPEIDSKTLKFGVALIQKLRNSKDEMTRDRYTEILSETLSIISRSEQLYTCQEMDNVITELQRLFITETDNSQHHLHKLKPSLALFLSGLSNYEMSETETCPKSRAVWELYHLLLRKRHWALVHHAVTAFGYFCARTGCAELWRFVPEDAALAFDIASGKEAKTERFMSELKMFLEKEQALLSTTASQEELEMLSKEGTQVKATVQKLLEGRKQQRSMEVEKQSNKRRKLPEGICRGVELLQKGMKRINEALSEMSSDESQDFQKSILNQFSCLEDLVSHLVSLAASE, via the exons ATGTCTGTTATGTCCTTGGAGGAGTCTCAAGAGGAAGAGCATTCTAACATTTTCTTTCAG CTTCTTTTGGATTATCTTCGCTTTTCTGCCTCAAGCTTTACTGCTATTGGAAAAATATGTTTCGTGAGTGATGAGGCCTCAGCTGTTAAGTTTGTTTCAGAGCAGCTGAATTTGACAAAGGAGGTGATATTGAATGCCAAG AAAGTTGAATCCTTTTCCTCGGAGATTCTTAAGGCTGTGCAAGGGGTGATTGACTCTATCGTTCGTCTGTGCAAAGAGTTCTCTCCAACAGTGAATCAGTGTGTGAACGAAATGAAGATTAATGGAAATGTAGGAATAGCAAGGATGGAGGAAGGCAACAGTGTATGTAATTTGGTTAGCATAATTACGATGGGAATTAAATCTATGAGCGAATTGGGTATGCTTGCTGCAAGAGATGGTGGTAATCTTGTGACAATTCTTAATACATCATGGAAGGGTGTGATTACTTTGCTTCAGATAGACAAGCAGACATTGGCATCTAAGGTAGATGTAGGAGAAATCATTCTAAAGCTGATATCACTGATCAAGGAGTCTCTGAGATTTGCCGCTGAGGCTTGGTCTTGCTCAGCGAAGGAAAACATATCTGCAACAGAAGCCAGAAGAGTCTTTCTTCCTGTGAAATTTTATCTCATCAATGCTGTTAAAGTTGCGGCGCTTTTTCCAAGCCAGGCGTCTATGGTGTTCAAGGAAATATCACTCTGCATCTTGATGATCTCTGCGTTCAAAGTTTCGCTGAGCCAACAAACCCATGGCAAACACGCAAGTGAAGTAATGACGGATCTTCTTGAGAAAACAACTGTAGATCTTCTAAGTGCACTGTTGAACGCAGGCGAAATAACACAAGAACTCAGGCTCTCACTTCTTGATTCGTTGTTCATAAATGAACAATGTTTCTCAACCCAAGTTTGTAACAAACAGGGCCATGATTCGCAGACAGAACCATCATTGGTGGATATCCTGTCTTTATCTGTTGAATCCGCAGCAAGTGCCAGAGGTTTGCTCCTGGCCCGAGTTGTACTGTTTCAGTCTGTCATTAGGTATTCTTCTGAGCTTGAAGAAGATGCAAAGCTTGCAATCACCAGAAAGCTGCAATGGTTTCTCGACATATTAACAGACGAAAAGGTTTACACTTCAGTCCTTTCTTCTCAGCTACCAATGGCAGATGGTTCTGGGAAGACAATAATCTGGGAATCGATGTTTTCAGCTCTGCTTCTATCTCTTAAAAGCCTTATGATTATTCTGTCTTCATCTCCTGCATGGGAAGAGCTTGAAACACTCTTACTCCAGAATCTCTTGCATCCCCACTTCCTGTGTTGGCAGATAGTCATGGAACTCTGGTGCTTCTGGGCTCGTCATGCCACTGACGATATGGTGGCCAATGTGATCGATAAACTTTGTATCTTCATGTTGTCAATGTCAACATCAGAAGCGCCTCTTTGTCCTGATTCCGTTCTCAGAAGAACTGCAAAGTCCATCTGCTTTCTTCTCACTCACAGCCCCAAATCCTTAACAGCTCAAGTTTACAAAAACATTTCCACTGAGAGCAGATCTGAATCGGCACCAGATGCATATCTAGCCTTGCTGTTAGAGGGCTTTCCGCTGAATTTCCTTCCAGACAGAATGAAAAACGACGCGAAGAAACAGATCGTCGCAGAGTTCTTTCACTTCATTGAGAATTTCAATCAGAAACCATTAAGTTCCTCCAGATACTCTGTGCAGGGAGGTCCAGTTTTCGCACTAACTGCTTGCATTGGGATACT GAAGATGAGCATACCAGAGATTGACTCCAAAACTCTGAAGTTTGGCGTCGCTCTCATTCAAAAGCTCAGAAACTCCAAAGATGAAATGACAAGGGACCGTTACACTGAGATTCTCAGCGAAACACTATCAATCATCTCAAGAAGCGAGCAGCTATACACTTGCCAAGAGATGGATAATGTCATAACAGAGCTTCAAAGGCTTTTCATTACAGAAACTGATAACAGTCAGCATCATCTCCATAAACTGAAGCCAAGCCTTGCTCTCTTCTTGTCAGGACTTAGCAATTACGAGATGTCTGAAACCGAAACCTGTCCAAAGAGCCGTGCAGTCTGGGAACTCTACCATTTGCTTCTCAGGAAACGCCACTGGGCTTTGGTGCACCACGCGGTTACTGCGTTTGGTTATTTCTGCGCACGTACTGGCTGTGCCGAGCTATGGAGATTCGTACCTGAAGACGCTGCTCTAGCTTTCGATATAGCTTCTGGAAAAGAAGCAAAAACAGAGCGGTTCATGTCAGAGTTAAAGATGTTCTTGGAGAAAGAACAAGCGCTTCTCTCGACCACAGCTTCACAAGAGGAACTCGAGATGCTTTCGAAAGAAGGCACGCAGGTCAAAGCAACAGTGCAGAAGCTTCTAGAAGGAAGAAAGCAGCAGAGATCAATGGAAGTAGAGAAACAATCGAACAAGAGAAGGAAGCTTCCAGAAGGAATATGCAGAGGAGTGGAGTTATTGCAGAAGGGAATGAAGAGGATCAACGAAGCTTTAAGTGAGATGAGTTCAGATGAGAGTCAAGACTTTCAAAAGAGTATACTGAATCAGTTTTCATGTCTTGAAGATTTGGTGTCTCATTTGGTAAGCCTCGCTGCTTCCGAGTAA